Proteins encoded in a region of the Thermocaproicibacter melissae genome:
- a CDS encoding ISL3 family transposase: MLCTHSTEKLLGLKGVIVKNVRQLPDKTEIFIELPRKPHICPCCEHQTSYVHDYRCQTVKDIPAFGKHTSLILRKRRYRCSSCGKRFFEHNSFLPRYHRMTNRLAAYIISKLSDVRSFTSVAREVNLSVSTIIRIFDCINYGKPQQLPEVVSIDEFKGNTNNEKYQCILTDPVRHRILDILPARYNHKLTEYFSRIDRSQTKYFVSDMWSTYASIAQTYFKNSIYVIDKYHYIRQVFWAFEAIRKEEQKRFSKTRRIYFKRSRTLLNKRYEFLTPEQKQQVNIMLYASSRLLTAYSLKEQFFKVLDSSDSQSARTALSHWIMTAQNSGLSRFVACGNTMVRWSKGILNSFDCPYTNGFTEGVNNKIKVLKRNAYGYHNFTRFRNRILHMFHVSTKNGAA, from the coding sequence ATGCTCTGTACTCATTCTACCGAAAAACTGCTTGGATTAAAAGGGGTAATCGTAAAAAATGTGAGGCAATTACCCGATAAAACGGAAATTTTCATTGAGTTGCCGAGAAAGCCGCATATTTGCCCTTGCTGTGAACATCAAACCAGCTATGTCCATGATTACCGTTGTCAAACGGTAAAGGACATTCCCGCTTTTGGTAAACACACCAGTTTAATTCTCCGCAAGCGCCGGTATCGCTGCTCTTCCTGCGGAAAGCGTTTCTTTGAACATAACTCGTTTCTGCCAAGATATCACCGCATGACAAATCGATTAGCCGCGTATATCATTTCAAAGCTTTCCGACGTACGTTCCTTTACCAGTGTAGCACGAGAAGTAAATCTTTCGGTTTCAACCATAATCCGGATTTTTGATTGTATCAACTATGGAAAGCCGCAGCAATTACCCGAAGTTGTATCAATTGATGAGTTTAAAGGCAATACAAACAATGAGAAATATCAATGCATTCTGACCGATCCGGTCCGGCACCGAATCCTTGATATTCTTCCTGCTCGTTACAACCACAAGCTGACAGAATATTTTAGCCGGATCGACCGTTCTCAAACCAAGTATTTTGTCAGCGATATGTGGAGTACATATGCTAGTATTGCTCAGACATATTTTAAAAATTCCATTTATGTCATTGACAAATATCATTACATTCGTCAGGTATTTTGGGCTTTTGAAGCTATTCGCAAGGAAGAACAGAAAAGGTTTAGCAAGACCCGAAGAATTTACTTTAAGCGCTCTCGAACCTTGCTGAACAAACGATATGAATTTCTCACTCCGGAGCAAAAACAACAGGTTAATATCATGCTTTATGCAAGCAGCCGTTTGCTGACAGCCTACTCTCTTAAAGAACAGTTTTTCAAAGTTCTTGATTCCTCCGACAGTCAGTCCGCACGGACAGCGCTATCCCATTGGATTATGACCGCACAAAACAGTGGCCTTTCAAGATTTGTTGCTTGTGGAAATACCATGGTGCGCTGGTCAAAAGGTATTCTAAATTCGTTTGATTGCCCTTACACCAATGGTTTTACCGAAGGGGTTAACAACAAGATTAAGGTACTCAAACGCAATGCCTACGGTTATCATAATTTTACCCGCTTTCGTAATCGCATTCTTCACATGTTCCATGTTTCAACGAAAAATGGAGCAGCTTAG
- a CDS encoding helix-turn-helix transcriptional regulator, protein MISLDISQEEFAERVGVRRETIVHLENGRYNPSLRLAMDIAEVFGVTVEEIFRFRKE, encoded by the coding sequence CTGATTTCTCTTGACATCAGTCAGGAAGAGTTTGCCGAGCGCGTGGGTGTTCGCCGTGAGACGATCGTCCACCTTGAAAATGGACGGTACAATCCTTCGCTGCGGCTTGCGATGGACATTGCCGAAGTTTTCGGCGTTACGGTGGAAGAAATCTTCCGTTTTCGGAAGGAATAG
- a CDS encoding NAD(P)/FAD-dependent oxidoreductase has translation MPDVIILGLGPAGISAALYTARAGLDTLILGRENGALSKADKIENYYGFENPISGHELLQNGVAQARRVGASIIEEDVVGITYDGEFTVSTAAQEYRAPYLVLATGTQRRTPKLTGLKEFEGRGVSYCAVCDAFFYRKKNVAVLGAGEYALHEAKELLPLAASVTILTDGAEPETEFPPEMTVETRKLDALFGDSVLRGVRFADGTELAEDGVFVALGVAGSIDFARKLGVETNGTAIVVDEQRQTNLPGLYAAGDCIGGLLQISKAVCDGAIAGTSIVKAFRQRAK, from the coding sequence ATGCCAGACGTAATAATCTTGGGGCTTGGCCCCGCGGGGATCTCAGCGGCCCTTTACACCGCACGCGCCGGATTGGATACCCTCATACTCGGCAGGGAAAACGGTGCACTTTCCAAGGCCGATAAAATAGAAAATTACTACGGCTTTGAAAATCCCATTTCGGGGCATGAGCTTCTGCAAAACGGCGTCGCTCAAGCACGCCGCGTCGGTGCCTCCATTATTGAGGAAGATGTCGTAGGAATCACATATGACGGTGAGTTTACCGTCAGCACGGCGGCGCAGGAATACCGGGCGCCGTATCTGGTCTTGGCAACCGGTACCCAGCGCAGAACGCCGAAGCTGACCGGCCTGAAGGAATTTGAGGGCCGCGGCGTCAGCTACTGTGCCGTGTGTGATGCATTCTTTTACCGGAAGAAAAATGTCGCGGTGCTCGGCGCGGGCGAGTATGCTCTGCACGAGGCGAAGGAACTTCTGCCGCTTGCCGCTTCCGTGACCATTCTGACGGACGGAGCCGAACCGGAAACGGAGTTTCCGCCCGAGATGACCGTGGAAACGCGTAAGCTGGATGCGCTGTTCGGCGACAGTGTGCTGCGCGGCGTGCGCTTTGCAGACGGCACCGAGCTTGCCGAGGACGGCGTCTTTGTGGCGTTGGGTGTTGCCGGCAGCATTGATTTTGCCCGTAAACTCGGTGTTGAGACAAACGGTACCGCCATTGTAGTGGATGAACAGCGCCAAACAAACCTGCCGGGGCTTTATGCCGCGGGCGACTGCATCGGCGGCCTGCTGCAAATCTCCAAGGCTGTCTGCGACGGGGCAATCGCCGGAACTTCAATTGTGAAGGCATTCCGACAGAGAGCAAAATAA
- the ppdK gene encoding pyruvate, phosphate dikinase — protein MSHKFLYYFTEGSEAFHGDMTQMRNILGGKGAGLAEMTAAGMPVPPGFTISTEACTLYYKEGRQINEEIQKDIFEHMKGLEKITGKTFGDINNPLLVSVRSGARQSMPGMMDTILNLGLNDASVEGLAKKTGNPRFAYDSYRRFVQMFADVVMGVPKSLFEEEIDKMKAAKGVKNDIDLTAEDLKKLVEIFKKIYEDHEHKPFPQDPKEQLIEAVKAVFRSWDNPRANVYRKMNEIPYEWGTAVNVQTMAFGNSGNRSGTGVAFTRNPATGEKELFGEYLINAQGEDVVAGIRTPSPISHLKEQMPDVYEQFVQIAQRLENHFKDMQDMEFTIEDGHLYMLQTRNGKRTATAALKIACDLVDEGMIDEEEAVLRVDPKQLDALLHPQFDADALKKATPIGRGLAASPGAACGKVVFTADDAKEWAARGEKVVLVRLETSPEDIEGMAAAQGILTVRGGMTSHAAVVARGMGACCVAGCGEIVVDYEKKQFTLGGKTIKEGDYISIDGSTGYVYDVAIPTVPATISGNFGRYMAWADKVRKLKVFTNADTPRDAKQASDFGAEGIGLCRTEHMFFEGERIKAMREMIVAETTEERKKALAKILPYQQGDFEALFEIMGERPVTIRFLDPPLHEFLPTKEEDIKEIAEEIGVTVEKLKNVIAGLHEFNPMMGHRGCRLSVTYPEIAEMQTTAVINAAINVTKKTGKKIEPRIMIPLVGEAKELKYVKDVVVATADKIIKEAGIDMKYEVGTMIEIPRAALTAGEIAKEADFFSYGTNDLTQMTFGFSRDDAGKFLDAYYDKKIYESDPFQHLDQKGVGRLVKLSAQEGKAANPNLHLGICGEHGGDPTSVEFCHFAGLDYVSCSPFRVPIARLAAAQAAIKDKRAKAAK, from the coding sequence ATGAGCCATAAGTTCCTCTACTACTTCACTGAAGGCAGTGAAGCGTTCCATGGCGACATGACCCAAATGAGAAACATCCTTGGCGGCAAGGGTGCCGGTCTGGCAGAAATGACAGCAGCCGGAATGCCGGTTCCGCCGGGCTTCACCATTTCCACCGAAGCCTGCACACTGTATTACAAGGAAGGCCGTCAGATCAACGAAGAAATCCAGAAGGATATCTTCGAGCATATGAAGGGCCTTGAAAAGATCACTGGCAAAACTTTCGGTGACATTAATAACCCACTGCTTGTTTCCGTCCGTTCCGGCGCACGTCAGTCCATGCCGGGCATGATGGACACAATCCTTAACCTTGGTCTTAACGACGCATCCGTTGAAGGTCTTGCAAAGAAGACCGGCAACCCGCGTTTTGCATACGACTCCTACCGCCGTTTCGTTCAGATGTTCGCGGACGTCGTAATGGGCGTTCCTAAGAGCCTCTTCGAAGAAGAAATCGACAAGATGAAGGCGGCAAAGGGCGTCAAGAACGATATTGACCTGACGGCGGAAGACCTTAAGAAACTGGTCGAAATCTTCAAGAAGATTTATGAAGATCACGAACATAAGCCGTTCCCGCAGGATCCGAAGGAGCAGCTCATCGAAGCTGTTAAGGCTGTGTTCCGCAGCTGGGACAACCCCCGTGCAAACGTATACCGCAAGATGAACGAAATCCCCTACGAGTGGGGCACCGCAGTCAACGTTCAGACAATGGCGTTCGGCAACAGCGGCAACCGTTCCGGCACAGGCGTTGCATTTACCCGCAACCCGGCTACCGGTGAAAAAGAACTGTTCGGTGAATACCTCATCAACGCTCAGGGCGAAGACGTTGTTGCCGGTATTCGTACACCGTCCCCGATCAGCCACCTGAAAGAGCAGATGCCGGACGTTTACGAGCAGTTCGTGCAGATTGCACAGCGCCTTGAAAATCACTTCAAGGATATGCAGGACATGGAGTTCACCATCGAAGACGGTCACCTGTATATGCTCCAGACCCGTAACGGCAAGCGCACCGCAACTGCTGCTCTGAAGATTGCCTGCGACCTCGTTGACGAAGGCATGATTGACGAAGAAGAAGCAGTTCTCCGCGTTGACCCGAAACAGCTCGATGCTTTGCTGCACCCGCAGTTTGACGCCGACGCGCTTAAGAAAGCAACGCCGATTGGCCGTGGCCTCGCAGCTTCTCCTGGCGCTGCTTGCGGTAAAGTTGTTTTCACCGCTGATGATGCAAAAGAATGGGCAGCAAGAGGCGAGAAAGTTGTTCTTGTCCGCCTTGAGACTTCTCCGGAAGACATCGAAGGCATGGCTGCTGCTCAGGGCATCCTGACGGTTCGCGGCGGCATGACCTCTCACGCAGCCGTTGTTGCTCGCGGTATGGGCGCTTGCTGCGTTGCCGGATGCGGTGAAATCGTCGTCGACTACGAAAAGAAACAGTTCACCCTCGGCGGCAAGACCATCAAAGAGGGCGACTATATCTCCATTGACGGTTCGACCGGCTATGTCTATGACGTTGCCATCCCGACCGTTCCTGCTACCATTTCCGGCAACTTCGGCCGCTACATGGCTTGGGCAGACAAAGTTCGCAAGCTGAAGGTATTCACCAATGCTGATACGCCGCGCGATGCAAAGCAGGCAAGCGATTTCGGCGCTGAAGGCATCGGCCTCTGCCGCACCGAGCACATGTTCTTCGAGGGCGAGCGCATTAAGGCTATGCGTGAAATGATCGTTGCTGAAACGACCGAAGAACGCAAGAAGGCTCTCGCGAAGATTCTGCCGTATCAGCAGGGCGACTTTGAAGCTCTGTTTGAAATCATGGGCGAGCGTCCGGTTACCATCCGCTTCCTGGATCCGCCGCTCCACGAGTTCCTGCCGACCAAGGAAGAAGATATCAAGGAAATCGCAGAAGAGATCGGCGTTACGGTTGAGAAGCTCAAGAATGTTATCGCCGGCCTGCACGAGTTCAACCCGATGATGGGTCACCGTGGCTGCCGCCTGAGCGTCACCTATCCGGAAATTGCCGAAATGCAGACCACTGCTGTCATCAACGCCGCGATTAACGTGACGAAGAAGACCGGCAAGAAGATTGAGCCGCGGATTATGATTCCGCTCGTTGGCGAAGCAAAAGAGCTCAAGTACGTCAAGGACGTTGTTGTTGCTACGGCCGACAAGATCATCAAAGAAGCCGGCATCGACATGAAGTATGAGGTCGGTACCATGATTGAGATTCCGCGTGCAGCTCTGACCGCCGGTGAAATTGCTAAGGAAGCTGACTTCTTCAGCTACGGCACCAACGACCTGACTCAGATGACCTTCGGCTTCAGCCGTGACGACGCTGGTAAGTTCCTCGACGCTTACTACGATAAGAAGATCTATGAGTCCGATCCGTTCCAGCACCTTGACCAGAAGGGCGTAGGCCGCTTGGTTAAGCTCAGTGCTCAGGAAGGCAAAGCTGCTAACCCGAACCTGCACCTCGGCATCTGCGGCGAGCACGGCGGTGACCCGACCTCTGTTGAGTTCTGCCATTTCGCAGGCCTCGATTATGTCTCCTGCTCACCGTTCCGCGTTCCGATTGCTCGTCTTGCAGCAGCTCAGGCTGCCATCAAAGACAAGAGAGCAAAAGCAGCGAAATAA
- a CDS encoding sugar phosphate nucleotidyltransferase, whose translation MIQQSCAVILAAGEGKRMKRNRPKCLSPVLLKPMLQWVIDAARAAGIDDLCTVTGFLHERVDAYLAEHDPGVTTVLQAERKGTGHAVMMAADFIRSHAKNGNVLVLNGDAPFLEADTIRKALEQHIKSGSAVTVISAVLDDPTGYGRIIRAGGDGELRAIVEQKDASADELAVREVNSGAYWFRAEDLLEILPQIRSNNKQGEFYLTDAVALLLAAGKKAGAFAADSPDAVKGANDCLQLHELNVIARNAVLRKHMSDGVDIPCTDGVVIGPDVVIGKDCTILPGTMLSGRTVIGNGCTLGPCTVLDGCTVGDGCILDSVRGTNCTLEPGTCPKPFTQLN comes from the coding sequence ATGATACAACAAAGCTGTGCCGTGATCCTTGCCGCAGGCGAAGGAAAACGGATGAAGCGGAACCGGCCCAAATGCCTTTCTCCGGTTCTGCTAAAACCCATGCTCCAATGGGTGATTGACGCCGCCCGTGCCGCCGGAATCGACGACCTCTGCACCGTCACCGGTTTCCTGCACGAGAGGGTAGACGCTTACCTCGCGGAGCATGACCCCGGCGTAACGACTGTTCTTCAGGCAGAACGGAAGGGAACCGGGCACGCCGTCATGATGGCGGCAGACTTTATCCGGAGCCATGCAAAGAACGGCAACGTTCTCGTTCTGAACGGCGACGCCCCATTCCTTGAGGCGGATACCATTCGGAAGGCACTGGAACAGCACATAAAGAGCGGAAGCGCCGTCACGGTGATTTCCGCTGTCTTGGATGACCCCACGGGCTACGGTCGCATCATCCGGGCTGGCGGGGATGGTGAACTGCGCGCAATTGTGGAACAAAAAGACGCTTCCGCAGACGAACTGGCGGTGCGGGAAGTAAATTCCGGCGCCTATTGGTTCCGTGCAGAAGATCTTCTTGAAATACTTCCTCAAATTCGCAGCAATAATAAACAGGGAGAATTCTACTTGACTGACGCCGTGGCGCTTCTTCTTGCTGCGGGCAAAAAAGCAGGTGCCTTTGCCGCCGATTCTCCCGATGCCGTAAAAGGCGCAAACGACTGTCTGCAACTGCATGAACTGAACGTCATCGCACGGAATGCGGTTCTCCGCAAACATATGAGCGACGGCGTAGATATTCCTTGCACAGACGGAGTCGTCATCGGACCGGATGTGGTCATCGGCAAAGACTGTACAATTCTTCCAGGCACTATGCTTTCCGGCCGTACCGTAATCGGAAACGGCTGCACGCTGGGGCCATGCACCGTGCTTGACGGATGCACCGTCGGCGACGGATGTATCCTCGACAGCGTGCGCGGAACAAACTGTACCTTGGAACCAGGAACCTGCCCAAAACCGTTTACACAGTTAAACTAA
- a CDS encoding ribose-phosphate diphosphokinase, with translation MSFHGKDIKIFCGSASQKAAEQIAQCLGLPMGKSEVSTFSDGEISVSIYDSVRGSDCFIVQSTCAPVNHNLMELLIMMDAMKRASAARITAVIPYFGYARQDRKAKAHDPITAKLVADLLTAAGANRVLTMDLHAAQIQGFFNIPVDHLLGVPVLASYIKSRIAGHEDEYVVVSPDLGSVTRARNFAERVGCKLAIVDKRRQKANVCEVMNVIGDVSGKKVILVDDMIDTAGTLCNAAKAIMENGAKEVSACATHAVLSGPALDRIKASPMKELVLLDTIPLSEDKILPNMTILPVAPLFAEAIERIYQDKPVSPLFR, from the coding sequence ATGAGTTTTCACGGCAAGGACATCAAAATTTTCTGCGGGAGTGCAAGTCAGAAGGCTGCTGAGCAAATTGCACAGTGCCTTGGCCTGCCAATGGGAAAAAGTGAAGTCAGTACATTCAGCGACGGAGAGATTTCGGTGTCGATTTACGACTCCGTCCGCGGTTCGGACTGCTTCATCGTTCAGTCCACCTGCGCACCCGTCAACCACAACCTGATGGAACTGCTGATTATGATGGATGCCATGAAACGTGCTTCTGCTGCGCGCATCACCGCGGTCATTCCGTATTTTGGCTACGCAAGACAGGACCGTAAAGCCAAAGCGCACGACCCGATTACGGCGAAGCTCGTGGCCGATCTTCTGACTGCCGCCGGCGCCAACCGTGTTCTGACGATGGACCTTCACGCGGCACAGATTCAGGGATTCTTCAACATTCCGGTTGACCACCTGCTCGGCGTCCCAGTTCTTGCCTCTTACATCAAGTCGCGCATTGCCGGCCACGAAGATGAATATGTAGTTGTCTCCCCCGACCTTGGCTCCGTTACCCGCGCCCGCAACTTTGCGGAGCGCGTCGGCTGCAAGCTTGCCATTGTAGACAAGCGCCGCCAGAAAGCAAACGTCTGCGAGGTTATGAACGTCATCGGAGACGTATCCGGCAAAAAGGTCATTCTGGTTGACGACATGATTGACACTGCCGGAACCCTCTGCAACGCCGCAAAGGCGATTATGGAAAACGGCGCAAAAGAAGTATCCGCTTGCGCGACACACGCCGTTCTCTCCGGCCCCGCTTTGGATCGCATCAAGGCAAGTCCCATGAAGGAACTGGTTCTGCTCGACACCATTCCGCTTTCGGAGGATAAGATTCTCCCGAACATGACCATCCTTCCGGTGGCACCGCTGTTTGCCGAAGCAATTGAGCGCATTTATCAGGACAAACCGGTTTCTCCGCTGTTCCGCTAA
- the pth gene encoding aminoacyl-tRNA hydrolase gives MLNLFHKSAEPSGPVEYIIVGLGNPGPQYEGTHHNAGFMAIDALAEKCGVKIDRLKFKGLCATATLAGKKVLLLKPSTFMNLSGQSVTEAMRFYKLPPERVIILYDDISFPPGKLRIRMKGSDGGQNGMKNIIYLAGSDAFPRIRLGTGDRPDRRYDLADWVLAKFTESDKKLFDQAVENACAALELMVQGKTAEAMSLYNGKG, from the coding sequence ATGCTGAATCTGTTTCATAAATCGGCGGAACCGTCGGGCCCCGTCGAATACATCATCGTGGGTCTCGGAAACCCCGGCCCGCAGTATGAAGGCACACACCACAACGCCGGGTTCATGGCAATTGACGCGCTGGCGGAAAAGTGCGGGGTAAAGATTGACCGTCTGAAATTCAAAGGGCTTTGCGCCACCGCCACGCTGGCCGGAAAAAAGGTGCTGCTTCTCAAGCCCTCTACCTTTATGAACCTAAGCGGCCAAAGCGTGACGGAAGCCATGCGGTTCTACAAGCTTCCGCCCGAACGCGTCATCATCCTGTATGATGACATCTCCTTCCCGCCGGGAAAACTGCGCATCCGCATGAAGGGCAGCGACGGCGGCCAGAACGGCATGAAGAACATCATCTACCTTGCCGGCAGCGACGCATTCCCGCGCATCCGGCTCGGCACCGGAGACAGGCCGGACCGCAGGTATGACCTTGCAGACTGGGTACTCGCAAAGTTTACGGAAAGCGACAAAAAGCTGTTCGACCAAGCCGTGGAAAATGCCTGTGCCGCGTTGGAGCTGATGGTGCAGGGCAAAACGGCGGAAGCGATGAGCCTTTACAACGGCAAAGGATAA